A stretch of the Vitis riparia cultivar Riparia Gloire de Montpellier isolate 1030 chromosome 13, EGFV_Vit.rip_1.0, whole genome shotgun sequence genome encodes the following:
- the LOC117927772 gene encoding protein trichome birefringence-like 36 gives MAKCSSICPKVLLLLLVFFTPFQLSFFHGKSSEFELEDEAWLDEKDDEVNMVQSGHDSLGSSCEFSDGKWVYDLSYPLYDSSCPYLSTPVTCQKNGRPDSDYEKWRWKPHGCSIPRFDALHFLGRMRRKRIMLVGDSIMRNQWESLVCLVQGVIPTGRKTVTYDGPTMAFHALDFETSIEFCWAPFLVELKKGPQNKRILHLDLIEENAKYWRGVDVLVYDSAHWWTHSDKWSSWDYYMEANTVLRSMNPMVAYQKGLTTWAKWVDLNLDPHKTRVIFRSVSPRHNRQNGWKCYNQKQPLEFFSHQLHVPEQMVVLKGVLKGMRFPVYLQDITMMSALRKDGHPSVYTRAMDQEQKQHPRDFTSDCSHWCLPGVPDAWNEMLSALLQV, from the exons ATGGCTAAGTGTAGTAGTATTTGTCCTAAGGTTTTGTTACTCCTGTTGGTCTTCTTCACACCCTTTCAGCTGAGCTTCTTCCATGGGAAGTCATCAGAGTTTGAGCTAGAGGATGAGGCATGGCTAGATGAGAAGGATGATGAAGTTAACATGGTCCAAAGTGGGCATGATTCACTGGGTTCTAGTTGTGAGTTTTCAGATGGCAAGTGGGTCTATGATCTGTCCTACCCTCTGTATGATTCGAGCTGCCCGTATCTTAGCACTCCGGTGACTTGTCAGAAGAATGGCAGGCCGGATTCTGACTATGAGAAATGGAGGTGGAAGCCCCATGGTTGCTCCATTCCAAG GTTTGATGCACTGCACTTTCTTGGAAggatgagaagaaaaagaataatgcTGGTAGGGGATTCAATAATGAGGAACCAATGGGAGTCTCTGGTCTGCCTTGTCCAAGGAGTGATCCCAACTGGTCGAAAGACAGTTACCTATGATGGTCCCACCATGGCCTTCCATGCCCTA GATTTTGAGACCTCGATTGAGTTTTGCTGGGCTCCATTCTTAGTTGAATTGAAGAAAGGGCCTCAAAACAAGAGAATTTTGCATTTGGATTTGATAGAAGAGAATGCCAAGTACTGGAGAGGAGTTGATGTTCTGGTCTATGATTCAGCTCACTGGTGGACTCATTCTGACAAATGGAGTTC GTGGGACTACTACATGGAGGCAAACACTGTGTTGAGGAGCATGAACCCAATGGTAGCCTATCAGAAAGGACTCACAACATGGGCTAAATGGGTGGACTTAAACTTAGACCCTCACAAAACCAGGGTGATTTTCCGAAGCGTATCACCTAGACACAACAG GCAGAATGGTTGGAAATGCTACAACCAGAAGCAACCTCTAGAGTTCTTCAGCCACCAACTTCATGTTCCAGAGCAAATGGTAGTGCTAAAAGGGGTGCTGAAAGGGATGAGATTTCCAGTATACCTGCAAGACATCACAATGATGTCGGCTCTCCGAAAGGATGGGCATCCATCTGTGTATACCAGAGCGATGGACCAAGAACAGAAGCAGCACCCAAGAGACTTTACATCAGACTGTAGCCATTGGTGCCTGCCTGGGGTCCCTGATGCTTGGAATGAGATGTTGAGTGCATTGCTCCAAGTATGA